Proteins encoded in a region of the Tumebacillus sp. BK434 genome:
- a CDS encoding NADH-quinone oxidoreductase subunit N, translating to MNPVQSFSTLSFSGVWDVMAPEVILVLLGFGMLAFDLFVSKETSRRISPWIGVAGLLVALALVLRNFGVVADGGLKELSNMLYVLDDFGNVFKVIFILGTTFTLLMSIDFFRHNPSVKVAEYSYLLIFATVGAMVMSSAYDLITLFVGLELLSISSYVLVAIRRDAKGGEGAMKYLVMGSIATAFALYGMSFLYGVTGQTNIAQASQMIAQMWIEFKPLIVLGFLLMTIGFGAKIALVPFHMWAPDTYEGAPNPITAFLSVVSKAAGFALVLRVFIWAFGPEFNEIYMYLAILAGLTMVIGNIAALVQKNIKRLLAYSSVAQAGYLLIPLAVLGAGNAQENIWLAFGEVTFYLTAYLFMTMGAFAILTNVTRAAGNESLEAFRGLYKRSPFQAVAMSVFILSMAGMPITAGFFGKFYIFLGAINTQMYWLAALLFVTSAIAFYYYFGVLRAMFMKESEAPVTEQKLALPWSLGLIAGVGLIGTIILGVLPNLYLDVLNGLNWFGM from the coding sequence ATGAATCCGGTACAATCGTTCTCTACGCTCAGCTTCTCCGGCGTGTGGGACGTGATGGCTCCTGAAGTCATCCTCGTCCTGCTCGGCTTCGGGATGCTGGCGTTCGACTTGTTCGTCTCCAAAGAAACCTCCCGCCGCATCTCTCCGTGGATCGGCGTGGCCGGTCTGCTCGTCGCGCTCGCGCTCGTGCTGCGCAACTTCGGCGTAGTCGCGGACGGCGGCTTGAAAGAGCTGTCCAACATGCTCTACGTGCTCGACGACTTCGGCAACGTGTTTAAAGTGATCTTCATCTTGGGCACGACGTTCACGCTCCTGATGTCGATCGATTTCTTCCGCCACAACCCGTCGGTGAAAGTGGCCGAATACAGCTACCTGCTGATCTTCGCCACCGTCGGCGCAATGGTCATGTCTTCCGCGTATGACCTGATCACCCTGTTTGTCGGTCTCGAACTGCTCTCCATCTCGTCGTACGTGCTCGTCGCGATCCGCCGCGATGCGAAAGGCGGCGAAGGGGCGATGAAATACCTCGTCATGGGTTCGATCGCCACAGCGTTCGCACTGTACGGGATGTCCTTCCTGTACGGCGTGACCGGTCAGACCAACATCGCGCAGGCTTCGCAGATGATCGCGCAGATGTGGATCGAGTTCAAGCCGCTGATCGTGCTCGGCTTCCTGCTGATGACGATCGGCTTTGGGGCCAAGATCGCCTTGGTGCCGTTCCACATGTGGGCGCCGGACACATATGAAGGCGCTCCGAACCCGATCACCGCGTTCCTGTCTGTCGTCTCGAAAGCAGCCGGCTTCGCGCTGGTGCTGCGCGTGTTCATCTGGGCGTTTGGCCCGGAGTTCAACGAGATCTACATGTACCTCGCGATCCTCGCCGGCCTGACCATGGTCATCGGGAACATCGCGGCGCTGGTACAAAAGAACATCAAGCGCCTGCTCGCCTACTCCTCGGTCGCACAAGCCGGTTACCTGCTGATCCCGCTCGCGGTGCTCGGCGCCGGCAACGCGCAGGAGAACATCTGGCTGGCGTTTGGCGAAGTCACTTTCTACCTGACCGCCTACCTGTTCATGACGATGGGCGCGTTCGCCATCCTGACCAACGTGACGCGCGCAGCGGGCAACGAGTCCTTGGAAGCGTTCCGCGGCCTCTACAAGCGCTCCCCGTTCCAAGCGGTGGCGATGTCCGTGTTCATCCTGTCCATGGCGGGGATGCCGATCACCGCCGGCTTCTTTGGGAAGTTCTACATCTTCCTCGGCGCGATCAATACCCAGATGTACTGGCTGGCTGCTTTGCTCTTCGTCACGTCGGCCATCGCGTTCTACTACTACTTCGGTGTGCTCCGTGCGATGTTCATGAAAGAGAGCGAAGCACCGGTCACCGAACAAAAACTGGCGCTGCCGTGGTCGCTGGGCCTGATCGCCGGCGTCGGCCTGATCGGGACGATCATCCTCGGCGTGCTGCCAAACCTGTACCTCGATGTGCTCAACGGGCTGAACTGGTTCGGGATGTAA
- a CDS encoding DUF1146 domain-containing protein: protein MYFGSQETGMGWMSLFNLAFLLFGVLIAWYALQVVRWDVFLKDAKGRPAAVLRLLLSILLGYQLAKFANEYMMSTMMLKQIF from the coding sequence GTGTATTTTGGCTCCCAAGAGACTGGGATGGGCTGGATGTCCCTGTTCAATCTGGCCTTTTTGTTGTTTGGCGTGCTGATCGCCTGGTATGCGCTGCAAGTCGTGCGCTGGGATGTGTTTCTCAAGGATGCGAAAGGGCGTCCTGCTGCCGTCCTGCGCCTGCTGCTGTCCATTTTGCTCGGCTATCAGCTGGCGAAGTTCGCCAATGAATACATGATGTCCACGATGATGCTCAAGCAAATCTTCTAA
- a CDS encoding YwmB family TATA-box binding protein, whose protein sequence is MKKIGILGIICCLIAAAFSLFSARETIAEKADTGAFLNMAFAETGADVEGWQVHNWSALDKEYKSADDLKALGLSLNKTFAIQQAQESVQAQGDQASFTLRGKWQNGAAAQLTLTSMKFQNHAPQTVLVLRVERDAKDLGDYAAAIKRVSETAKLANTTPQISTCIKGLRADKMDNVARNSMVKAVFQEVKAKEIEGVRSELVTSVSGYSPLTKDYIVTNGNKMNLQVAAHFDETLGKTRVLVGTPIVTIEY, encoded by the coding sequence ATGAAGAAAATTGGGATTCTCGGTATCATCTGTTGTTTGATCGCAGCAGCATTCAGTTTGTTTTCCGCGCGCGAGACGATCGCGGAGAAGGCCGACACCGGCGCTTTTTTGAACATGGCGTTCGCCGAGACCGGCGCGGACGTGGAAGGCTGGCAGGTGCACAACTGGTCGGCGCTCGACAAGGAATACAAGTCGGCCGATGACCTGAAAGCGCTGGGCTTGAGCTTGAACAAGACGTTCGCCATCCAGCAGGCGCAGGAGTCGGTGCAGGCACAAGGCGACCAGGCGTCCTTCACTTTGCGCGGCAAGTGGCAGAACGGCGCCGCAGCCCAACTGACGCTGACTTCGATGAAATTCCAGAATCACGCTCCCCAGACGGTGCTCGTGCTGCGCGTGGAACGCGACGCAAAAGATCTCGGCGACTACGCGGCTGCGATCAAGCGTGTCAGCGAAACGGCGAAGCTGGCGAACACCACCCCACAAATTAGCACTTGTATCAAAGGTTTGCGTGCTGATAAAATGGATAACGTTGCACGAAACTCAATGGTCAAAGCTGTGTTTCAAGAAGTGAAGGCCAAAGAGATCGAAGGAGTTCGCTCCGAACTGGTAACCTCTGTATCCGGATACTCTCCTCTCACAAAGGATTACATAGTCACCAATGGGAACAAGATGAACCTGCAAGTCGCAGCGCATTTTGACGAGACGCTCGGCAAGACGCGCGTGCTGGTAGGAACGCCGATCGTGACCATTGAGTATTAA
- the murA gene encoding UDP-N-acetylglucosamine 1-carboxyvinyltransferase, with product MAKIVVQGGQRLMGTVKVHGAKNAVLPIIAASLLGSKGESILEEVPNLSDVGNICALLESLGVETGEEGPGLLRLNAELVTTTEAPAELVRKLRASFLVLGPLLGRFGRARVSMPGGCSIGERKVDLHIKGFEAMGAIVEQGESYIEAVAPGGRLQGATIYLDFASVGATQNIMMAAVLAEGKTIIENAAKEPEIVDLANYLNKMGADVRGAGTDTIRINGVEEMQGAEHMIIPDRIEAGTFLVAAAISGGDVFVEGAISHHLAPLIAKLKEAGATVIDDVTGVRVKAEGPLRPLEVKTLVYPGFPTDLQAQMMSLLTVIPGTSYVTETVFENRFMHVAELRRMGADIKVKGRTAVVNGVEQLHGAKVTSTDLRAGACLILAGLVAKGHTEIHGVHHIDRGYVDIVQKFADLGAQIERVEIEEVKAEEQALGQAYL from the coding sequence ATGGCTAAGATTGTCGTACAGGGCGGACAACGCCTCATGGGCACTGTAAAAGTTCACGGCGCGAAGAACGCCGTATTGCCGATAATCGCCGCATCCCTGCTCGGGAGCAAAGGCGAAAGTATTTTGGAAGAAGTTCCGAATCTCTCCGACGTGGGGAACATCTGCGCACTGCTGGAGTCGCTTGGCGTGGAGACCGGCGAGGAAGGACCCGGGCTCTTGCGCCTGAATGCGGAACTGGTCACAACAACGGAAGCACCGGCCGAACTCGTTCGGAAACTGCGGGCTTCTTTTCTTGTCCTTGGGCCGCTGCTCGGCCGCTTTGGCCGGGCGCGCGTCTCGATGCCGGGCGGTTGCTCGATCGGGGAGCGCAAGGTCGATCTGCATATCAAAGGTTTCGAAGCGATGGGCGCAATCGTCGAACAGGGCGAATCGTACATCGAAGCGGTCGCGCCGGGCGGTCGCCTGCAAGGGGCGACGATCTACCTCGACTTCGCATCGGTTGGTGCGACGCAAAACATCATGATGGCGGCCGTGCTGGCGGAAGGCAAGACGATCATCGAAAATGCGGCCAAGGAGCCGGAGATCGTCGATCTCGCCAACTACCTGAACAAGATGGGCGCTGATGTGCGCGGCGCGGGCACCGACACGATCCGCATCAACGGCGTTGAGGAGATGCAGGGCGCAGAGCACATGATCATCCCGGACCGCATCGAAGCGGGCACCTTCCTGGTGGCGGCTGCGATCTCCGGCGGTGACGTGTTTGTCGAAGGGGCGATCTCGCACCATCTGGCGCCGTTGATCGCCAAGCTGAAAGAGGCGGGCGCGACGGTGATCGACGATGTGACCGGCGTGCGTGTCAAGGCGGAAGGGCCGTTGCGTCCGCTGGAAGTGAAGACGCTGGTCTATCCGGGCTTCCCGACCGATTTGCAGGCGCAGATGATGTCCCTGTTGACGGTGATTCCGGGGACGTCGTACGTGACGGAGACGGTGTTTGAGAACCGCTTCATGCATGTGGCGGAGCTGCGCCGCATGGGGGCGGACATCAAGGTCAAGGGCCGCACGGCTGTCGTCAACGGCGTCGAGCAGTTGCACGGAGCGAAGGTGACTTCGACCGACCTGCGCGCAGGCGCGTGCCTGATTCTCGCCGGTCTGGTCGCGAAAGGGCACACCGAGATCCACGGCGTGCATCACATCGACCGCGGCTACGTCGACATCGTGCAGAAGTTCGCCGACCTTGGCGCACAGATCGAGCGCGTGGAGATCGAAGAAGTGAAAGCGGAAGAGCAGGCGCTGGGTCAAGCGTACCTGTAA
- a CDS encoding LysM peptidoglycan-binding domain-containing protein gives MQSPFLRERWVQTPYGSELHLSLRSYEFMEEMGAELGAGETRNDRLRGTILQYVQKKYPGSNAKAVRVFLGTMLVATLSLPSMAETGSKSAYAAAAIALFVNGKVIAGGPPFLQQNRVMVPLRVTAEGLGATVTWDAAAQRAVVRHGVNRIVLSSNTTAAVVNGRSVTLEAPAVIVGDVMYVPVRFLSESLQAKVAWDPFRPAVVVSNRPTRVHEVASGDTLWQLSRAYKTTATDILQLNGMSDPTLYPGEQLLIPIPATTCIVQSGDTLWKLAQANGVTVDAIRAENGLTTDALYIGQVLTIPQAGVQLPPIMVPPAPSSGTTGGTTGGTTGGTTGGTTGGTTTPATGEYIVRSGDTLWGLAARYNTTVAALRSLNSLTSDALRVGQRLLVPNYSPPPPLPAESWLSQMEPAIAEQLTKPGFVFPFPQKGSYDPFRDTWGESRAYNPDGTAVRAHEGTDIMAPKGTPVVSVGGGVITNYGWNELGGWRVTIRLDNSQYSVYYAHLDRYAPGLANGLRVAPGQLLGYVGSTGYGPVGTEDQFVPHLHFGLYDNATGFEARNAYQILKYWEARH, from the coding sequence ATGCAATCCCCGTTCTTGAGAGAAAGGTGGGTGCAGACCCCGTACGGGAGTGAACTGCACCTTTCTTTGCGAAGCTATGAGTTTATGGAGGAGATGGGCGCGGAGCTCGGCGCGGGCGAGACCCGCAACGATCGGCTGCGCGGCACGATCCTGCAATATGTGCAGAAGAAGTATCCCGGGTCGAATGCGAAAGCGGTGCGCGTGTTTCTCGGCACGATGCTGGTGGCGACGCTGTCGTTGCCGTCGATGGCGGAGACGGGCAGTAAAAGCGCGTATGCGGCGGCGGCGATCGCTCTGTTTGTGAACGGCAAAGTGATCGCAGGCGGGCCGCCCTTTTTACAGCAGAACCGGGTGATGGTGCCGCTGCGGGTGACCGCGGAGGGATTGGGCGCGACGGTGACCTGGGATGCGGCGGCGCAGCGGGCGGTGGTGCGGCACGGGGTCAACCGGATCGTGCTGTCCAGCAACACGACGGCCGCCGTGGTCAACGGGCGCTCAGTGACTTTGGAGGCGCCGGCGGTGATCGTCGGGGATGTGATGTATGTACCGGTGCGATTCCTCTCGGAGTCGCTGCAGGCGAAAGTGGCGTGGGACCCGTTCCGCCCGGCAGTAGTCGTGTCCAACCGGCCGACCCGCGTCCATGAGGTGGCCAGCGGCGACACGCTGTGGCAACTCTCCCGTGCCTACAAGACGACGGCGACAGACATCCTGCAGCTAAACGGCATGTCCGACCCGACCCTGTACCCCGGCGAGCAGCTCCTGATCCCAATCCCGGCGACCACCTGTATCGTCCAATCGGGGGACACGCTCTGGAAACTGGCGCAGGCGAACGGCGTAACAGTCGACGCCATACGCGCGGAGAACGGGCTGACCACCGACGCGTTGTACATCGGTCAGGTGTTGACCATCCCGCAAGCGGGAGTCCAACTGCCTCCTATTATGGTGCCTCCAGCACCGTCGTCAGGAACCACAGGAGGCACAACAGGAGGCACAACAGGAGGCACAACAGGAGGCACAACAGGAGGCACAACAACTCCCGCCACCGGCGAGTACATCGTGCGGTCCGGCGACACGCTCTGGGGCCTTGCCGCGCGCTACAACACCACGGTCGCCGCCTTGCGCAGCTTGAACAGCCTGACCAGCGATGCTTTGCGCGTCGGGCAGCGCCTGCTCGTGCCGAACTACTCGCCGCCACCGCCGCTGCCGGCGGAGTCGTGGCTTTCGCAGATGGAGCCGGCGATCGCCGAGCAGCTGACCAAGCCCGGCTTCGTCTTCCCGTTTCCGCAGAAAGGCTCCTACGACCCGTTCCGCGACACGTGGGGCGAATCGCGTGCCTACAATCCGGACGGCACGGCGGTGCGCGCCCACGAAGGCACCGACATCATGGCGCCAAAAGGCACCCCGGTCGTCTCTGTCGGCGGAGGAGTGATCACCAACTACGGCTGGAACGAGCTCGGCGGCTGGCGCGTCACGATCCGCCTCGACAACTCGCAGTACAGCGTCTACTACGCCCACCTCGACCGTTACGCCCCCGGCCTCGCCAACGGCTTGCGCGTCGCACCGGGACAGCTGCTCGGCTATGTCGGCAGCACCGGCTACGGTCCGGTCGGCACCGAGGACCAATTCGTCCCGCACCTGCATTTCGGCCTCTACGACAACGCGACCGGCTTCGAAGCCCGCAACGCCTACCAGATCCTCAAATACTGGGAAGCCCGCCACTAG
- the spoIID gene encoding stage II sporulation protein D, whose amino-acid sequence MKKNVLAILALILSVLVVTILLPAALIAVWPDKDPAKTPAHSTLVELDIAPDDPTVDVYVSAQKKVVTMPLEAYVRGVVAAEMPVHFEAEALKAQAVAARTYIVRRMANGKKSELHPPADVSDDHNEGQAYSGEDKLKTRWGAKDYPKNLSKINAAVNATKGQIALYDGKPIEALFFSTSSGKTENSEDYWGSTVPYLRSVDSPWDAQSDKFTATQDIPLSEFYQKLGLQAIPAASIGSLIKPLERSATEHIKKIQVGDKMFSGPDFRGKLGLRSTLFTWQVNAASGTISFFTKGYGHGVGLSQYGANGMAQDGKRWDEIVRHYYQGVTLGQVSAVLQKD is encoded by the coding sequence ATGAAAAAAAACGTCCTAGCCATCCTCGCACTGATCCTCTCCGTGCTCGTGGTGACCATCCTGCTGCCGGCCGCCCTGATCGCCGTCTGGCCGGACAAAGACCCGGCCAAAACGCCTGCGCACAGCACCCTCGTCGAACTCGACATCGCGCCGGACGACCCCACCGTCGACGTCTACGTCAGCGCGCAGAAGAAAGTGGTCACCATGCCACTCGAAGCTTACGTGCGCGGCGTCGTCGCCGCCGAGATGCCCGTCCATTTCGAAGCGGAGGCGCTGAAGGCGCAAGCGGTCGCCGCCCGCACCTACATCGTGCGCCGCATGGCGAACGGCAAGAAATCGGAGCTGCACCCGCCGGCCGACGTCTCGGACGACCACAACGAAGGCCAGGCCTACTCCGGGGAAGACAAGCTGAAAACGCGCTGGGGCGCGAAAGACTATCCAAAGAACCTCTCCAAGATCAACGCCGCCGTCAACGCCACCAAAGGCCAGATCGCGCTCTACGACGGCAAGCCGATCGAAGCCCTGTTCTTCTCCACCTCCAGCGGCAAGACGGAAAACTCGGAAGACTACTGGGGCAGCACCGTCCCCTATCTGCGCTCCGTCGACTCGCCGTGGGACGCTCAATCGGACAAGTTCACCGCCACTCAAGACATCCCGCTCAGCGAGTTCTACCAGAAGCTCGGCCTGCAGGCGATCCCGGCGGCCAGCATCGGCAGCCTGATCAAGCCGCTCGAACGCTCCGCCACCGAGCACATCAAAAAGATCCAGGTTGGCGACAAGATGTTTAGCGGACCGGACTTCCGCGGCAAGCTGGGCTTGCGCTCCACCCTGTTCACCTGGCAGGTCAACGCGGCGTCCGGCACGATCTCCTTTTTCACCAAAGGCTACGGCCACGGCGTCGGCCTCTCCCAATACGGCGCCAACGGCATGGCGCAGGACGGAAAGCGGTGGGACGAGATCGTCCGCCACTACTACCAGGGCGTGACGCTCGGCCAAGTGTCTGCGGTGCTGCAAAAGGATTAG
- a CDS encoding M23 family metallopeptidase produces MNNENKQQEKKETRNSAPQTKSFWGKRWTFPVIYLAASVLIVGLMYAKSQDAAPYEIEKQNTGEQAGPVLPSDKAATPANSVPSFVWPVGDGGEDAALSLDFFKDAGSVEENAMAVVSYESTFTPHEGVDIGLKSDAPFTVVAAAMGTVKAVKEDPLMGYTVEIEHGNGYSTYYASLSKVEVKAGTKVISGQPIAKSGNNRFEKEEKNHLHFELRKDGVAIDPNGTLPKKPSAYETSKKNGATTPNSGTAPAEKADEKKDAAKTEEPKDAQKTDADTKPAGEKQDASKSDADKAAE; encoded by the coding sequence ATGAATAACGAAAACAAACAACAAGAGAAAAAAGAAACCCGCAATTCTGCACCGCAAACGAAATCCTTTTGGGGCAAACGCTGGACGTTCCCGGTGATCTATCTCGCAGCTTCCGTCCTCATCGTTGGTTTGATGTACGCAAAAAGCCAGGACGCAGCTCCGTACGAGATCGAGAAGCAAAACACCGGCGAACAGGCAGGCCCGGTGCTCCCGTCTGACAAGGCGGCCACTCCGGCCAACTCCGTGCCGAGCTTCGTCTGGCCGGTCGGCGACGGCGGCGAAGACGCTGCGCTTTCGCTCGACTTCTTCAAAGACGCCGGCTCCGTAGAAGAAAACGCGATGGCTGTCGTCTCCTACGAATCGACCTTCACTCCGCATGAAGGCGTCGACATCGGTCTGAAGAGCGATGCGCCGTTCACCGTCGTCGCAGCGGCGATGGGCACCGTCAAGGCGGTCAAAGAAGATCCGCTGATGGGCTACACCGTGGAGATCGAGCACGGCAACGGCTACTCCACCTACTACGCATCCTTGTCCAAAGTCGAAGTCAAAGCAGGCACGAAAGTGATCTCCGGCCAGCCGATCGCGAAGTCGGGCAACAACCGCTTCGAGAAGGAAGAGAAGAACCACCTGCACTTCGAGCTGCGCAAAGACGGCGTGGCGATCGACCCGAACGGCACCTTGCCGAAGAAGCCGTCTGCCTATGAAACCTCGAAGAAAAACGGCGCGACCACACCGAACAGCGGAACCGCTCCCGCTGAAAAAGCGGACGAGAAGAAAGATGCGGCCAAGACGGAAGAGCCGAAAGACGCGCAGAAGACAGACGCTGACACCAAGCCGGCCGGCGAGAAGCAAGACGCTTCGAAGTCTGACGCTGACAAAGCTGCCGAATAA
- the spoIIID gene encoding sporulation transcriptional regulator SpoIIID, with amino-acid sequence MHDYIKERTLKIGEYIVETKNTVRTIAREFGVSKSTVHKDLTERLPEINPDLANRVKEILEYHKSIRHLRGGEATKKKYRKDETKRKVAKNLQAERGVSTPM; translated from the coding sequence TTGCACGATTACATCAAAGAACGTACCCTGAAAATCGGCGAGTACATCGTGGAAACGAAAAACACGGTCCGTACGATCGCGCGAGAATTCGGGGTCTCCAAAAGCACCGTGCATAAAGACCTTACCGAACGGCTGCCCGAGATTAATCCTGACTTGGCCAATCGAGTAAAAGAGATCTTGGAATACCACAAATCCATCCGGCATCTGCGGGGAGGAGAGGCAACGAAAAAGAAGTACCGCAAGGACGAAACAAAGCGAAAAGTGGCGAAAAATCTGCAAGCTGAAAGAGGAGTCTCGACCCCGATGTAG
- a CDS encoding rod shape-determining protein: MFGIDIGVDLGTANVLVHVKGKGIVLDEPSVVAIDSQTKKVVAVGEEARRMLGRTPGHIVATRPLREGVIADFDTTEIMLRHFIQRAIGKSPFKRPRVMICVPSEITSVEQKAVIEAATRTGAKQVDLISEPKAAAIGAGLDIYEPSGSMVVDIGGGTTDVAVLSLGDVVTANSIRVAGDKFDEAIIRYIKKEYSLLIGERTAEDIKIGVVSVYPGARNEEMDIRGRDMISGLPKTVTVRSEEMREALEETVDMLVAATKQVLEVTPPELAADIFDKGIVLTGGGALLYGLDKLMIRELQIPVHIANDPMSCVVNGTGMALDYMDKVSKPSLFGFGRKQNTINS; this comes from the coding sequence ATGTTCGGAATCGATATCGGCGTGGATCTCGGCACGGCCAACGTGCTGGTACACGTCAAAGGAAAGGGCATCGTTCTCGATGAACCTTCCGTAGTTGCAATTGACAGTCAGACTAAAAAAGTCGTAGCAGTCGGCGAAGAAGCACGTCGCATGCTCGGACGCACGCCCGGTCACATCGTGGCGACGCGCCCGCTGCGCGAAGGAGTCATCGCCGACTTTGATACAACGGAGATCATGCTTCGTCACTTCATCCAGCGCGCGATCGGCAAGAGCCCGTTCAAACGCCCGCGCGTGATGATCTGTGTTCCGTCCGAGATCACGTCGGTCGAGCAAAAGGCCGTCATCGAAGCGGCCACCCGCACAGGGGCCAAGCAGGTCGACCTGATTTCGGAACCCAAGGCAGCAGCGATCGGAGCCGGATTGGACATCTATGAACCTTCCGGCAGCATGGTGGTAGATATTGGCGGAGGCACGACCGATGTAGCGGTTCTCTCGCTCGGGGATGTCGTAACCGCCAATTCTATCCGCGTCGCGGGGGACAAGTTCGACGAAGCGATCATCCGCTACATCAAGAAAGAATACTCCCTGTTGATCGGCGAAAGAACGGCTGAAGATATCAAGATTGGCGTGGTGTCCGTCTATCCGGGCGCCCGCAACGAAGAGATGGACATTCGCGGCCGCGACATGATCAGCGGCTTGCCGAAGACGGTGACGGTGCGCTCCGAAGAGATGCGCGAAGCATTGGAGGAGACGGTGGACATGCTGGTCGCCGCCACCAAGCAGGTGCTCGAAGTCACGCCGCCGGAGCTGGCGGCCGACATCTTCGACAAAGGCATCGTCCTGACGGGGGGCGGTGCGCTGCTCTACGGATTGGACAAGCTGATGATCCGCGAGCTGCAGATTCCGGTGCATATCGCCAACGACCCGATGTCCTGCGTGGTAAACGGCACGGGCATGGCGCTCGACTATATGGATAAAGTGTCCAAGCCGTCGCTGTTCGGCTTCGGACGCAAGCAGAACACGATAAATTCTTGA
- a CDS encoding flagellar hook-basal body protein — translation MIRGLYIANSGMHANERMQELISNNIANANTIGYKSDTGVIRSFPEELILRINDYAGGVGAENKTVGRMSNGTFLEEALPRFVQGGLQKSNNPHAYALLDNPAPAGQPNRRAFFPVMNGNQLMYTRDGDFKVQAGTNFLVTTSGDPVVPIDGATGLPLNDARIRVLPNGAYEYTTAQGQPYPRNAQFGAVDIVDATKMEKYGDSYFTSAGAPVRGTAQLEKGQLEQSNVDLAGSMVSMINVMRSYEANQHMIKSLDATLEKAISVGRLG, via the coding sequence ATGATTCGCGGACTCTATATCGCCAATTCTGGCATGCATGCGAATGAACGGATGCAAGAACTGATCTCGAACAATATCGCCAACGCGAATACGATCGGTTACAAGTCCGATACAGGCGTGATCCGCTCGTTTCCGGAGGAGCTGATCCTGCGCATCAACGACTACGCAGGCGGCGTCGGGGCCGAGAACAAGACGGTGGGACGGATGAGCAACGGGACGTTCTTGGAAGAAGCGCTGCCCCGCTTCGTGCAGGGCGGCTTGCAAAAGTCGAACAACCCGCATGCCTACGCCCTGCTCGACAATCCGGCTCCGGCCGGCCAGCCGAACCGCCGCGCGTTTTTCCCGGTGATGAATGGCAACCAGCTCATGTACACCCGCGACGGCGACTTCAAGGTGCAGGCGGGGACGAACTTCCTCGTCACCACTTCGGGTGATCCGGTGGTGCCGATCGACGGCGCGACCGGCCTGCCGCTGAACGATGCGCGCATCCGCGTGCTTCCGAACGGCGCCTATGAGTACACGACCGCCCAAGGCCAGCCGTACCCGCGCAACGCGCAGTTCGGCGCGGTCGACATCGTCGACGCAACGAAGATGGAGAAGTACGGCGACTCCTACTTCACCTCGGCGGGGGCGCCGGTGCGCGGCACCGCGCAACTGGAAAAAGGGCAGCTGGAGCAGTCGAACGTCGACCTCGCCGGCTCGATGGTCTCGATGATTAACGTGATGAGAAGTTATGAAGCCAACCAGCACATGATCAAATCGCTGGATGCGACACTTGAGAAAGCGATCTCGGTCGGACGGCTGGGATAG
- a CDS encoding flagellar hook-basal body protein, protein MRALWTSAHGMAGQQTRLDMISNNIANVNTTGYKQQDVNFKDMLYAEIVQTERTGTLAGRQTTSGIRIGHGVLAVGISQLFTQGPLQSTENLLDVAIDGENAFFEVGVYNNGVLTGNAYTRDGSFAVGYDANNTPYLTDSAGNPVLDTARQPISLAGFDLATLKIEKNGVMTAEAAGVRAAIGQLELVNIDNPDSNLEAMGNNMFALKQNAAPNALTRGAYNQPNGATLKQGFLEQSNVDMIQQMTDMIATQRAYSMNARALQTIDQMMGMANNLRNG, encoded by the coding sequence ATGCGGGCACTTTGGACTTCTGCACACGGGATGGCGGGTCAGCAGACGCGCCTGGACATGATTTCGAACAACATCGCCAACGTCAACACGACCGGGTACAAGCAGCAGGACGTCAACTTCAAGGACATGCTCTATGCGGAGATTGTGCAGACGGAGCGGACCGGCACGCTCGCAGGGCGTCAGACCACGAGCGGCATTCGCATCGGTCACGGCGTGCTGGCGGTCGGCATCTCTCAGCTGTTCACGCAAGGACCGCTGCAGTCGACGGAGAACCTGCTCGACGTGGCGATCGACGGCGAGAACGCATTTTTCGAAGTCGGTGTCTACAACAACGGCGTGCTCACCGGCAATGCGTACACCCGCGACGGCTCGTTTGCGGTGGGCTATGACGCGAACAACACGCCTTATCTGACCGACTCGGCAGGCAACCCGGTGCTCGACACCGCCCGCCAGCCGATCTCGCTGGCCGGTTTCGACCTCGCGACTTTGAAGATCGAGAAGAACGGTGTGATGACCGCCGAAGCAGCAGGGGTGCGCGCGGCGATCGGACAGCTCGAGCTGGTCAACATCGACAATCCGGACAGCAACCTGGAAGCGATGGGGAACAACATGTTCGCGCTGAAGCAAAACGCCGCACCGAATGCGTTGACGCGCGGTGCGTACAATCAGCCGAACGGGGCAACACTGAAACAAGGGTTTCTGGAGCAGTCGAACGTTGATATGATTCAGCAGATGACCGACATGATCGCGACCCAGCGCGCGTACTCGATGAACGCGCGTGCGCTTCAGACGATCGATCAGATGATGGGGATGGCAAACAACTTGCGAAATGGGTAA